A genomic window from Pyxidicoccus trucidator includes:
- a CDS encoding AHH domain-containing protein, producing the protein MPEIGELADINAEDAANDDKCPFCYKKAHAFDDKAAEPDPQVKSKPRNLRCNVVPGGAAGSHTTAQHHLISAKQCYERVRRLVRMASMVGYDINAPANGIGLPTIWNPYKGKKYADLDDKEKQRVANNVMKQTGAQWHVGHHAFEVAIPDNWHDDAEADDQEQPHLASYDTEVINQLLALLQNWLDTPPCGDEENHKGLIKDLNALSDVIKEKLQHFATPMPWYSAPYFVSDRAFRYAGTEFDEAQSSVQPKKKVKLG; encoded by the coding sequence ATGCCTGAAATCGGTGAACTCGCAGACATCAACGCAGAAGATGCCGCCAACGACGACAAGTGCCCCTTCTGTTACAAGAAGGCGCACGCCTTCGACGACAAAGCGGCGGAGCCCGACCCCCAGGTCAAGAGCAAGCCCAGGAATCTCAGGTGCAACGTCGTTCCGGGTGGCGCCGCAGGCAGTCATACGACGGCGCAGCACCATCTCATCTCAGCCAAGCAGTGCTATGAGCGGGTCCGACGACTCGTCCGCATGGCGAGCATGGTCGGTTACGACATCAACGCACCGGCCAATGGGATCGGCCTGCCAACGATCTGGAATCCCTACAAGGGCAAGAAGTATGCGGACCTCGACGACAAGGAAAAGCAGCGGGTTGCGAACAACGTCATGAAGCAGACCGGCGCCCAATGGCATGTCGGGCACCACGCCTTCGAGGTCGCGATCCCTGACAACTGGCATGACGATGCGGAAGCTGATGATCAGGAGCAACCCCACCTCGCGTCCTATGACACCGAGGTGATCAACCAGTTGCTTGCCCTCCTCCAGAATTGGCTCGATACGCCGCCATGCGGCGACGAGGAGAACCACAAGGGGCTCATCAAGGACCTGAACGCGCTCAGCGACGTCATCAAAGAGAAGCTCCAGCATTTCGCTACGCCCATGCCCTGGTATAGCGCCCCCTACTTCGTGTCCGATCGCGCATTCCGCTATGCAGGCACGGAGTTCGATGAGGCCCAGTCAAGCGTGCAGCCGAAGAAGAAGGTCAAGCTCGGCTGA
- a CDS encoding HEAT repeat domain-containing protein, with amino-acid sequence MARSLAALCVALSFLTLAGCKGDPASPEYWEANIQQSRRPEDRVRMVEALRSSGKLNESFLPMLHQQLSSEKKPEVRAALARALGDVKHASSVEPLKAALDPAAGDMSAQLANKAMVTTLGAIGDTRAVPALVPLLRAKDNYTRIEAVQVLGAMKAQEAVEPLIALATDESVEPFLNKKAIEALGNIGDPRAAPALIRMLTKERKGKSFYVESSYALFQLGQPAADALLPALEGRDAELLKWAQSNGVNPASYAMKAATVLGDLREKRAVGALLKQLSFTHSDAQIQALVRMQAADALARIRAPEAVKPLAALVSETDPTVRDAYVQALSRLGGRDALPALEKAAGTGDFDSREIAVRGLAMLGDARELPMLQKLIAAEPARTAADCKKTGEEGCDDAAGLGKKRADQLAKNLKLLEAAQACTGNAGCWVQRMEKADPLMLERAALEVGRSGSAEHAAALAARVGERNTESRLAVILGLGWLLEGSPDAAKKVREASLPALRKQLQEEQGMTQFVTVNEDLRRLVARIDRT; translated from the coding sequence ATGGCCCGCTCTCTCGCCGCGTTGTGTGTCGCGCTCTCGTTCCTCACGCTGGCAGGTTGTAAGGGGGACCCGGCAAGTCCGGAGTACTGGGAGGCGAACATCCAGCAGTCGCGACGCCCGGAGGACCGGGTCCGCATGGTGGAGGCGCTGCGCTCCTCGGGGAAGCTGAACGAGTCCTTCCTCCCCATGCTGCACCAGCAGCTCTCCTCCGAGAAGAAGCCGGAGGTGCGGGCCGCGCTGGCCCGGGCGCTGGGAGACGTGAAGCACGCCTCCTCGGTGGAGCCGCTGAAGGCGGCGCTGGACCCCGCCGCCGGGGACATGTCCGCGCAGCTCGCCAACAAGGCGATGGTGACGACGCTGGGCGCCATCGGCGACACGCGCGCGGTACCGGCGCTGGTGCCCCTGCTCCGCGCGAAGGACAACTACACGCGCATCGAAGCCGTCCAGGTGCTGGGCGCGATGAAGGCGCAGGAGGCGGTGGAGCCGCTCATCGCGCTGGCCACGGACGAGAGCGTGGAGCCCTTCCTCAACAAGAAGGCCATTGAAGCGCTGGGCAACATCGGCGACCCGCGCGCGGCGCCCGCCCTCATCCGGATGCTGACGAAGGAGCGCAAGGGCAAGTCCTTCTACGTGGAGAGCTCCTACGCGCTGTTCCAGTTGGGCCAGCCCGCGGCGGACGCGCTGCTCCCCGCGCTGGAGGGCCGCGACGCGGAGCTGCTGAAGTGGGCCCAGTCCAACGGCGTCAACCCGGCCAGCTACGCGATGAAGGCCGCGACGGTGCTGGGAGACCTGCGCGAGAAGCGCGCGGTGGGGGCGCTGCTGAAGCAGCTGTCCTTCACGCACTCGGACGCGCAGATTCAGGCGCTGGTGCGGATGCAGGCGGCGGACGCGCTGGCGCGCATCCGGGCGCCGGAGGCGGTGAAGCCGCTGGCGGCCCTGGTGTCGGAGACGGACCCCACGGTGCGCGACGCCTACGTGCAAGCCCTGTCGCGGCTGGGCGGGCGGGACGCGCTGCCGGCGCTGGAGAAGGCGGCGGGCACGGGCGACTTCGACTCGCGGGAAATCGCGGTGCGGGGCCTGGCCATGCTGGGTGACGCGCGCGAGCTGCCGATGCTGCAGAAGCTCATCGCCGCCGAGCCGGCGCGCACCGCGGCCGACTGCAAGAAGACGGGCGAGGAGGGCTGCGACGACGCGGCGGGGCTGGGCAAGAAGCGGGCGGACCAGCTGGCGAAGAACCTGAAGCTGCTGGAGGCGGCGCAGGCGTGCACGGGCAACGCGGGCTGCTGGGTGCAGCGCATGGAGAAGGCGGACCCGTTGATGCTGGAGCGGGCGGCGCTGGAGGTGGGGCGCTCCGGCTCGGCCGAGCACGCGGCGGCGCTGGCCGCGCGGGTGGGCGAGCGCAACACCGAGTCGCGCCTGGCCGTCATCCTCGGGCTGGGCTGGCTGCTGGAGGGCTCGCCGGACGCGGCCAAGAAGGTGCGCGAGGCGTCGCTGCCCGCGCTGCGCAAGCAGCTCCAGGAGGAGCAGGGCATGACCCAGTTCGTCACTGTGAATGAGGACCTGCGCCGGCTGGTCGCGCGCATCGACCGCACCTGA
- a CDS encoding FUSC family protein, with the protein MSPLRRQLQSFLHVEPVRPAIGAGLRAALAVGVPMAAAAALHLPAATWVGLAGLFVTLVDRGGPYRDRALAMGATTLLGAVVGLISATHLPAWAAVALTLCWVTACGFARSYGDTPGFMAVVLANYFVVSLSLPAQDFTGALVRSGLFVVGGAWAMLLALLLWPLRPYRPARLSIARCYDVLSERADEVGRWPLEGPASSAFTVPAVPWEPRIRQALETASSVLASTRRSRVGESGRGEHLIVLREGADALVPLLVALTETLEMAPREPRYLALRAEVQRALSELAADTRSIALALEKGEVVQARQVCGPERVRHALEMLEAEAPLPEPARVAYAHAHALLGRLHEYTQVLLDVAARLEEGTPVPEALPLAPRSEDAPSRSLLEPLRENLDSRSVIFRHALRLGVSAALATALVRGLGLDHGYWVIITVIIVLQPYSGLTLQRSLQRVAGTLLGAALAAGLVVLVRDPVVILVAIMVLFAVAMSVQPISLPAFQVLLTPALVLLAELQTGDWDLAGVRIVNTLLGGALALVGARLLWPSPEHLRFPEEVASALRADRDYLRQVVASRSDAEPAVRDARRRMGLALHSAEASFQRMLSEWRGPAQQLEPVMALLTYARRLTSAVTALSSSRRGPGAPDLEPVARYTARVLDELATAVEQRRVPAPLPPEAPPVDTDALSRTQVERVVRQLSVLHRAAERLPSTLLA; encoded by the coding sequence ATGAGTCCGCTGCGGCGCCAGCTCCAGTCCTTCCTCCACGTCGAGCCCGTGAGGCCCGCGATAGGGGCCGGACTTCGCGCCGCGCTCGCCGTCGGAGTCCCCATGGCGGCGGCCGCCGCGCTGCACCTGCCGGCGGCCACCTGGGTGGGCCTGGCGGGGCTCTTCGTCACCCTCGTCGACCGTGGCGGGCCCTACCGGGACAGGGCCCTCGCGATGGGGGCCACGACGCTGCTCGGTGCGGTGGTGGGGCTCATCTCCGCCACCCACCTGCCGGCCTGGGCCGCCGTCGCGCTGACGCTGTGCTGGGTGACGGCCTGTGGCTTCGCCCGCTCCTACGGTGACACGCCCGGCTTCATGGCCGTGGTGCTCGCCAACTACTTCGTGGTGTCGCTCTCGCTCCCCGCGCAGGACTTCACCGGAGCCCTGGTGCGGTCGGGCCTCTTCGTGGTGGGCGGCGCCTGGGCGATGCTGCTCGCGCTGCTGTTGTGGCCCCTGCGTCCCTACCGTCCCGCGCGCCTGTCCATCGCCCGCTGCTACGACGTGCTGTCGGAGCGCGCGGACGAGGTCGGGCGCTGGCCCCTCGAAGGCCCGGCGAGCTCCGCGTTCACGGTGCCGGCGGTGCCCTGGGAGCCGCGCATCCGTCAGGCCCTGGAGACCGCCAGCTCCGTCCTCGCCTCCACCCGGAGGAGCCGGGTCGGGGAGAGCGGGCGTGGCGAGCATCTCATCGTGCTGCGCGAAGGCGCCGACGCGCTGGTGCCCCTGCTCGTCGCGCTGACGGAGACGCTGGAGATGGCGCCCCGCGAGCCCCGCTACCTGGCCCTCCGCGCCGAGGTGCAGCGCGCCTTGTCGGAGCTGGCCGCCGATACGCGCAGCATCGCCCTGGCCCTGGAGAAAGGCGAGGTCGTGCAGGCGCGACAGGTCTGTGGTCCCGAGCGGGTGCGCCACGCCCTGGAGATGCTCGAGGCCGAGGCGCCCCTGCCCGAGCCGGCACGCGTCGCATATGCCCACGCGCATGCGCTGCTGGGCCGGCTGCATGAGTACACCCAGGTGCTCCTCGACGTGGCCGCGCGGCTGGAGGAGGGGACGCCGGTGCCGGAGGCGCTCCCGCTGGCGCCCCGCTCCGAGGATGCTCCCTCTCGCTCGCTCCTGGAGCCGCTGCGAGAGAACCTCGACTCCAGGTCGGTCATCTTCCGTCACGCGCTGCGGCTGGGCGTCTCCGCGGCGCTGGCCACCGCGCTCGTGCGTGGGCTCGGGCTGGACCACGGTTACTGGGTCATCATCACCGTCATCATCGTCCTCCAGCCGTACTCGGGGCTCACGTTGCAGCGGAGCCTGCAGCGCGTGGCGGGCACCCTCCTGGGCGCGGCCCTGGCGGCGGGGCTCGTCGTGCTGGTGCGAGACCCCGTCGTCATCCTGGTGGCCATCATGGTGCTGTTCGCCGTCGCCATGAGCGTGCAGCCCATCAGCCTGCCCGCGTTCCAGGTGCTGCTCACCCCGGCGCTGGTGCTGCTCGCCGAGCTCCAGACGGGCGACTGGGACCTGGCCGGGGTGCGCATCGTCAACACGCTGCTGGGGGGCGCGCTCGCGCTCGTGGGGGCGAGGCTGCTGTGGCCCAGTCCGGAGCACCTGCGCTTCCCGGAGGAGGTGGCCAGCGCCCTTCGCGCGGACCGCGACTACCTGCGCCAGGTGGTCGCCTCACGCTCCGATGCCGAGCCCGCCGTGCGCGACGCCCGGCGGCGCATGGGCCTGGCTCTGCACTCCGCTGAGGCTTCGTTTCAGCGGATGCTCTCCGAGTGGCGCGGGCCCGCACAGCAGCTCGAGCCCGTCATGGCCCTGCTCACCTATGCGCGGCGACTGACGTCGGCGGTGACGGCGCTGTCCTCCAGCCGGCGCGGGCCCGGCGCTCCGGACCTGGAGCCCGTGGCGCGCTACACCGCCCGCGTGCTGGACGAGCTGGCCACGGCGGTGGAGCAGCGGCGCGTCCCAGCCCCACTACCCCCGGAGGCACCCCCCGTGGACACGGACGCGCTGTCCCGCACCCAGGTGGAGCGGGTCGTGCGCCAGCTCTCCGTGCTGCACCGCGCGGCGGAGCGGCTGCCGTCCACGCTGCTCGCGTGA
- a CDS encoding signal protein — translation MSDDIQKASRPTYARRQYILDREFQLKYILLLSGIGAGSILVFGLLAHRVHVSAVASGMDGGETLLWLTGLGTVGTAVALGLFGLLFTHRVAGPVHVMSLYVAALAAGRYPRMRPLRKGDELKRFFERFSEAFDRIRQREAEEAHALESALAALKGVATTAEAREALDTLSALHTRKRQAVDNPTGGTFKSVA, via the coding sequence ATGTCCGACGACATCCAGAAGGCGTCGCGCCCCACCTACGCCCGCCGGCAGTACATCCTCGACCGGGAGTTCCAGCTCAAATACATCCTGCTGCTCTCCGGCATTGGCGCGGGCAGCATCCTCGTGTTCGGGCTCTTGGCGCACCGCGTCCACGTGTCGGCGGTGGCCTCGGGCATGGACGGTGGAGAGACGCTGCTGTGGCTGACGGGCCTGGGGACGGTGGGCACGGCCGTGGCGCTGGGGCTGTTCGGGCTGCTCTTCACTCACCGGGTGGCCGGCCCCGTCCATGTGATGAGCCTCTACGTGGCGGCGCTGGCGGCCGGGCGCTACCCCCGGATGAGGCCCCTGCGCAAAGGGGATGAGCTGAAGCGCTTCTTCGAGCGCTTCAGCGAGGCCTTCGACCGCATCCGCCAGCGCGAGGCCGAGGAGGCCCACGCGCTGGAGTCCGCCCTGGCGGCGCTCAAGGGCGTGGCCACCACCGCGGAGGCCCGTGAGGCGCTGGACACCCTGTCCGCGCTGCATACCCGCAAGCGTCAGGCAGTGGACAATCCCACTGGCGGAACCTTCAAGTCCGTGGCCTGA
- a CDS encoding alpha/beta hydrolase, with product MRVHDRDVEIGVAGRLLEGQLSVPERASGLVVLATDGAGQDGRRSVHVARVLHAAGVATLKLGLRTAEEEMAQEWTLREGSNVELVAHRLEVARDWLQRDDALSLLPVGYLGAGLGAAAVLVAAAHQPYGVQAIVTFGGRPDMAGEFLHELRAPTLLLAPAEDADRVALNRRVFDALKTRKALQLIEGASRGFPEDGPLAAAARLASAWFSDCFRAAAGPGVLEWTGEPSAP from the coding sequence ATGCGCGTACACGACCGTGACGTGGAGATCGGTGTCGCCGGGCGCTTGCTCGAAGGCCAGCTCTCGGTGCCCGAGCGGGCCTCGGGCCTCGTGGTGCTCGCCACGGATGGTGCCGGACAGGACGGCCGCCGAAGCGTGCACGTTGCCCGCGTCCTCCATGCCGCGGGGGTGGCCACGCTGAAGCTGGGGCTCCGCACGGCCGAGGAGGAGATGGCCCAGGAGTGGACGCTGCGCGAGGGCTCCAACGTGGAGCTCGTCGCCCACCGCCTGGAGGTCGCCCGCGACTGGCTCCAGCGCGATGACGCCCTGTCGCTGCTGCCGGTGGGCTACCTCGGCGCGGGCCTGGGGGCCGCGGCGGTGCTCGTGGCCGCCGCGCACCAGCCTTACGGTGTCCAGGCCATCGTCACCTTCGGAGGCCGACCCGACATGGCCGGCGAGTTCCTTCACGAGCTGCGCGCTCCCACGCTGCTGCTCGCCCCGGCGGAGGACGCGGACCGGGTGGCGCTCAACCGCCGCGTGTTCGACGCGCTGAAGACGCGCAAGGCCCTGCAGCTCATCGAGGGCGCCAGCCGGGGCTTCCCCGAGGATGGCCCCCTTGCCGCCGCCGCGCGCCTGGCCTCGGCCTGGTTCTCCGACTGCTTCCGGGCCGCCGCCGGCCCCGGAGTCCTGGAATGGACGGGTGAGCCCTCCGCCCCATGA
- a CDS encoding imm11 family protein — translation MNHYLLQQDVYIRGTLALGAVPPDMDPVEWIQGKKLPDIPTPVTLELSPASGTFLTDIILSFFPVFSSRLKDALAGAGVDNIDYYECRLRHPTSGLMKEVYWLANVLGRIRCVDLDKSTYIPRPSGRGGTLKQFVVDEKATHGLNFFRLYEQSTLIVISEPVKRHLEGLGLEGLYLPATEDYTGTVGGSRFNTR, via the coding sequence GTGAATCACTACCTGCTGCAGCAAGATGTCTACATCCGTGGAACCCTTGCACTGGGAGCAGTCCCCCCCGACATGGATCCGGTCGAGTGGATTCAGGGCAAGAAGCTCCCTGACATCCCGACTCCTGTCACGCTCGAGCTCTCCCCTGCCAGCGGCACCTTCCTCACCGACATCATCCTTTCCTTCTTCCCTGTCTTCTCCAGCCGGCTCAAGGATGCGCTGGCCGGAGCCGGGGTGGACAACATCGACTATTACGAGTGCCGCCTGCGCCACCCAACCAGTGGCCTGATGAAGGAAGTCTACTGGCTCGCGAACGTGCTCGGGCGCATCCGGTGCGTTGACCTCGACAAGAGCACCTATATTCCACGGCCCTCTGGGCGAGGTGGCACGTTGAAACAGTTCGTCGTCGATGAAAAGGCGACGCACGGTCTCAACTTCTTCCGCCTGTATGAGCAGTCCACGCTCATCGTGATCTCCGAGCCCGTGAAACGGCACCTCGAAGGCCTGGGGCTCGAAGGTCTCTATCTGCCTGCGACGGAGGACTACACGGGAACAGTCGGGGGTTCGCGGTTCAACACGCGCTGA
- a CDS encoding SMI1/KNR4 family protein, translating to MEELLLRVVPGLAEQWKGVTPDAIARIEQIAGRPLPSFYRWFLSRMGLSMGHLAYPTLDFSAQRVLERYAEEWVEPHPGLLLIAHDSKEMMPTSLFYDLDAPARGDALVAAKEEGADETDLYERFETLREMLAWGALSRFRLDKMPQQCGGTFSGDPPDILSLVEPVMSSLGFKQPVSTGPYCGLYERADAVMTCKGMPRHGLDRVRSFEFGGGDAGVLRKILGEIAAVSSLKVKVTEWTPALA from the coding sequence ATGGAAGAACTGCTGCTAAGGGTCGTGCCTGGACTCGCTGAGCAGTGGAAGGGCGTCACGCCCGATGCGATCGCACGAATCGAGCAGATTGCGGGCCGCCCCCTGCCTTCCTTCTATCGTTGGTTCCTGAGCCGCATGGGGCTGAGCATGGGGCATCTGGCCTATCCGACTCTCGACTTCTCGGCGCAGCGTGTGCTTGAGCGTTACGCCGAGGAATGGGTCGAGCCTCATCCAGGGCTGCTGCTGATCGCGCACGACTCAAAAGAGATGATGCCCACTTCGCTGTTCTACGACCTCGACGCGCCGGCACGCGGCGATGCGCTGGTGGCGGCGAAGGAGGAAGGAGCCGACGAGACTGACCTCTACGAAAGGTTCGAGACCTTGCGCGAGATGCTGGCGTGGGGCGCGCTATCCAGGTTCCGGCTGGACAAGATGCCACAGCAGTGCGGTGGTACTTTCAGTGGTGACCCTCCAGACATCCTCTCCCTCGTCGAGCCGGTGATGAGCAGCCTTGGCTTCAAGCAGCCGGTCTCCACTGGCCCCTACTGCGGACTGTATGAACGAGCCGATGCGGTCATGACCTGCAAGGGAATGCCGAGGCATGGACTCGACAGGGTGCGGTCCTTCGAGTTCGGAGGTGGCGACGCCGGAGTCCTCAGGAAGATCCTCGGTGAAATCGCAGCGGTATCCTCGCTGAAGGTCAAGGTCACCGAGTGGACTCCCGCGCTCGCGTGA
- a CDS encoding AIM24 family protein yields the protein MSRYSLEQFVQDTAQKDQNQGVFELESRYMLEVNLRGRVWTKTGSMVAYQGGVKFRREGAFEHGFWRWFKRSFTGEGTNLTKAEGVGRVYLADSGKVISILGLQGEAVCVNGNDLLAFEDSIAWDIRMMRRMGAMMAGGLFNVRLEGQGMVAVTSHGQPLTLRVRPGKPVVTDPNATVAWSGHLEPQLKTDIQLRTLVGRGSGEAFQLHFEGEGFVVVQPYEEQGPQAHGRR from the coding sequence ATGAGCCGCTATTCGCTCGAGCAGTTCGTGCAGGACACCGCGCAGAAGGACCAGAACCAGGGCGTCTTCGAGCTGGAGAGCCGGTACATGCTCGAGGTCAACCTGCGCGGGCGGGTGTGGACCAAGACGGGGTCCATGGTGGCCTACCAGGGTGGCGTGAAGTTCCGGCGCGAGGGCGCCTTCGAGCACGGCTTCTGGCGCTGGTTCAAGCGCTCCTTCACCGGCGAGGGGACGAACCTCACCAAGGCGGAGGGCGTGGGGCGCGTGTACCTGGCGGACTCCGGCAAGGTGATTTCCATCCTCGGCCTGCAGGGCGAGGCCGTATGCGTCAACGGCAACGACCTGCTCGCCTTCGAGGACAGCATCGCCTGGGACATCCGGATGATGCGCCGCATGGGCGCGATGATGGCCGGGGGCCTGTTCAACGTGCGCCTGGAAGGGCAGGGGATGGTGGCCGTCACCAGCCACGGCCAGCCGCTCACCCTGCGCGTGAGGCCGGGCAAGCCCGTGGTGACGGACCCCAATGCCACCGTGGCCTGGTCCGGCCATCTGGAGCCACAGCTGAAGACAGACATCCAGCTGAGGACCCTGGTGGGCCGTGGCAGTGGCGAGGCCTTCCAGCTGCACTTCGAAGGAGAGGGCTTCGTCGTGGTCCAGCCCTACGAGGAGCAGGGTCCGCAGGCTCACGGGCGGCGCTGA